The DNA segment GCAGCCCGGTGATCTCCTGGCCGCGATAGCGCAGGCTGCCGTGCGACGGCGGGATCAGGCCCGTGATCAGGTTGAACAGCGTCGTCTTGCCAGCGCCGTTCGGCCCGATCAGGCCGAAGATCTCGCCCTGCTGCACGACAAACGACACATTATTGACCGCTACCAGACCGCCGAAGCGGCGCGTCATCGCGCCGACTTCCAGCACCTTGGTGTCGTCCACAGGCTGCCTGCGCTGTCGAAGCTCGGCCTCGGTAGGTTCCCATGTAGGTGGCATGGCTGATCTTCACTCACTTCAACGTTTCGAGTTCCAAGGTTCGAGTTCCAAGGTTCAAGTTTCAAATTCAAGGCTCCCATGTTCCCTTGTTCTTTTGCCCAAAGGGCACCCGCATGGCACCCGGTTCTTGGTTCTCCGCTTGGTTCTTCACGGCTTCGCGCTGTCCCGCGTACGTCCCGCTCCGGCTGGCTCTACCCGTCGCCGTCGCCGTCGCCCCTCGAACAGCTCCGGCGTGACCATTCCCTGCGGAAAGAAGATCGTGCCCAGCGCGATCAGCACGCCAAAGATGATCAGCCGACCATTGCGCAGGAACTCGGCCAGCCACACCGGCAGCCCGCCGACATCCGCGACCGCCCGCAGCAGCTCAGGCAGCGCCGTCAGCGTCATCCCGCCGACGACCGGCCCGATGAAGGTGCGCGACCCACCGATCAGGACGTAGGCCAGATAGTTGATGCTGTTGTCGAAGGTGCCCTGGCGCGCGTTCCAGGTGTTGAGCACATGCGCGCTGAGCGCCCCGACGACGCCAGCCAGGATCGCGCCGAGGGTAAAGGCCAGCACCTTGTTGTAGGTCGGGTCGATGCCCATCGCGGCGGCGGCCAGTTCATCCTCGCGGATCGCGGCAAACGCGCGGCCCGTCCGAATCCGCTCCAGGCGATAGATCAAAAACATGCTCAGCAGCAGCAGCGGCCCGGCGATCCACAGATATTCGATCCGCGCGGCGAAGGGCTGCGGAATGCCAAAGATCCCGACCGCGCCGCCGGTCGCTTCCAGGTTGAGCGACAGCACGCGCAGGATCTCCACGAACGCGATCGTCGCCAGCGCCAGGTAGATGCCGCGCAGCCGCAGCGCCGGAATCCCGACGACGATCGCTACCACGCCGCAGACCACACCCGCGACCGCCATCTCGGCCAGCACGTACGGCA comes from the Herpetosiphonaceae bacterium genome and includes:
- a CDS encoding branched-chain amino acid ABC transporter permease; amino-acid sequence: MAALYNNGFLLISMILAAMLALSLYLPLMAGQLSLASPGFYALGGYTAAIMSTRFFSPTGGAFPVPYVLAEMAVAGVVCGVVAIVVGIPALRLRGIYLALATIAFVEILRVLSLNLEATGGAVGIFGIPQPFAARIEYLWIAGPLLLLSMFLIYRLERIRTGRAFAAIREDELAAAAMGIDPTYNKVLAFTLGAILAGVVGALSAHVLNTWNARQGTFDNSINYLAYVLIGGSRTFIGPVVGGMTLTALPELLRAVADVGGLPVWLAEFLRNGRLIIFGVLIALGTIFFPQGMVTPELFEGRRRRRRVEPAGAGRTRDSAKP